The following proteins are encoded in a genomic region of Candida albicans SC5314 chromosome 4, complete sequence:
- a CDS encoding Imp2'p (Ortholog(s) have transcription coactivator activity, role in carbon catabolite regulation of transcription from RNA polymerase II promoter and cytoplasm localization), translated as MASRQSRLEAEKLAIIQQSMTRGRSTSPRGGSHSRSSSLNREDFNKELKWSIVNHDPSERIIKSDKQQTDNDFWENEVSEEEHISDDDTNEKFQYDDTGNILPNYACQDEKINEISQILENSNLNDRATIKRLEELTASERAFAAARKAGSKIDQEILNKLASDKQKLTGTNLNLDESDQDALARRQKLENYQAYRKKIIDQENGLRNGSVSPTRPEEGEGSSEDFMAPYTSAVEDKLDSEFASQLNETIKEGPVDSNKSHSRVIQTITRGNFFQLINPKVKPKMFLLCMDFSPESIFALEWSLGTVLVDGSVLFIVCVIEDGDTNHHLKGNTSNETSREQTRLNMLNKAKQQVLNLLKLTKLQIHIVIEIIHHPIPRHLILEFIDNLQPTLVIVGSKGQSAIKGVLLGSLSNYLVTKSTVPVMVVREKLKKINRFKSGSSVFSNNVKPLTLSEARVD; from the coding sequence ATGGCCAGTCGTCAATCTAGATTAGAGGCAGAAAAATTAGCCATAATTCAACAATCCATGACTCGAGGTAGATCAACATCACCGAGAGGTGGATCTCATTCTCGATCATCATCACTTAACCGTGAAGATTTTAATAAAGAGTTGAAATGGTCTATTGTCAATCATGACCCCCTGGAGAGGATTATCAAATCCGACAAGCAACAAActgataatgatttctGGGAAAACGAAGTCAGTGAAGAGGAACATATAAGTGATGACGACACAAATGAGAAATTCCAATATGATGACACAGGGAATATTTTACCCAACTATGCTTGTCaagatgaaaaaatcaatgaaatcaGTCAAATTTTAGAGAATTCTAATTTGAATGACCGTGCCACAATTAAAAGATTGGAGGAATTAACTGCCAGTGAAAGAGCCTTTGCTGCTGCCCGGAAAGCAGGAAGCAAGATTGATcaagaaatattgaataaattggCCAGCGACAAGCAGAAATTAACTGGAACAAACTTGAATTTAGATGAAAGTGATCAAGACGCATTAGCTAGAAGACAAAAGTTGGAAAATTATCAAGCATacagaaagaaaatcattGATCAAGAAAATGGACTTCGAAATGGGTCTGTTTCTCCAACAAGACCAGAAGAAGGCGAAGGTTCCAGTGAAGATTTTATGGCTCCATATACATCAGCTGTTGAAGACAAGTTGGATAGTGAGTTTGCATcacaattgaatgaaacTATCAAAGAAGGACCAGttgattcaaataaatctCATTCAAGGGTGATTCAGACTATCACAAGAGGTAATTTCTTCCAGTTAATCAACCCGAAGGTCAAACCAAAAATGTTTTTATTGTGTATGGATTTCTCTCCTGAATCCATTTTTGCATTAGAGTGGAGTTTGGGAACAGTTTTAGTTGATGGCTCAGTTTTGTTTATAGTGTGTGTCATTGAAGATGGGGACACCAATCATCACTTAAAAGGAAACACATCCAATGAAACTTCTCGTGAACAAACACGATTGAACATGTTAAACAAAGCCAAACAACAGgtattgaatttgttgaaattaaCCAAATTGCAAATACATATTgtgattgaaattattcACCACCCAATCCCAAGacatttgattttagaattcattgataatttgcAACCTACTTTGGTTATTGTTGGGTCTAAAGGTCAAAGTGCCATCAAAGGTGTGTTATTGGgttcattatcaaattatttggtGACAAAACTGACAGTTCCTGTTATGGTAGTACGTGagaagttgaagaaaatcaatCGTTTCAAATCTGGATCGTCAGTGTTTTCAAATAACGTTAAACCATTAACATTGTCTGAAGCTAGAGTTGATTAG
- a CDS encoding uncharacterized protein (Ortholog(s) have protein binding, bridging activity and role in ER-associated ubiquitin-dependent protein catabolic process, lipid particle organization), producing the protein MDSLSSDHKEKVDEFKSITGSSTDSENDDKIIEFLTVHDFDLNNAISTYFDSGFDSIGNSSAINQHDEIDNQVTHRHSHHHQNETPDVSLDQSGPVNLQHQMFFDSLLPKLPKAPVISNGWQLEVGIHTSILDEKIRQEREKTETTKEDVYETTESIHSEIEDTKKSPLSSLWIILLIIPKTLLHVILSALKFVFGWRVFKGPEERLPQLFNYEKFIPNYKFLPELKPSKEETNNDVNLINKFNFREDQFNETHSFCQKEYRWLLVVLVNDSSTTKNFIESLVNHKHFDKLFNKSNGLFKETEIFVNNIERSPEAFEIAQTYKVKRLPYVMLVGNVSASPDIMPSMSIVYKSNIAKPFITEEELPNTTNKILKNIGKLLERFNPQLVSARFDKQEMEISRQIRQEQDDAYLRSLQQDKIKKEMRLQEENAQKLAEQKSQLRQYYLLKLISTKYIEQNVLDQDVDAKCKIALKLPNGKRIVELFNGEITLLEFYMFIELKLFIEQEELDTDQVDDLIEKLDIDDNVKNSIQDLSDYHNSYPFKFEVIQPYPKKVIHLDVDMDQSIKDISEFSKGANFLIEFIDDDEEEEEEEEE; encoded by the coding sequence ATGGATTCTTTGTCTTCAGACCACAAAGAGAAAGTCGACGAATTTAAATCGATAACTGGAAGTTCTACAGACTCAGAAAATGACgataaaataattgaatttttgacAGTacatgattttgatttgaataatgCAATATCCACATATTTTGATTCTGGGTTCGATTCCATTGGGAATAGCTCAGCAATTAATCAACATGATGAGATTGACAACCAAGTGACCCATCGACACTCAcatcaccaccaaaatGAAACGCCTGATGTCAGTTTGGACCAAAGTGGACCGGTAAATTTACAGCATCAAATGTTCTTCGATAGCTTATTGCCAAAATTACCTAAAGCCCCAGTTATTTCAAATGGTTGGCAATTGGAAGTTGGGATACACACATCAATATtagatgaaaaaataaggcaagaaagagagaaaacTGAAACTACAAAAGAAGATGTTTATGAAACCACGGAATCCATTCATTCTGAAATTGAAGACACCAAGAAATCCCCATTGAGCTCGTTATGGATAATACTATTGATAATACCAAAAACATTATTACATGTTATTTTATCAGCCCTTAAATTTGTGTTTGGTTGGCGTGTATTTAAAGGTCCCGAAGAAAGACTTCCCCAACTATTCAATTACGAGAAGTTTATCCCTAATTATAAGTTTTTACCAGAATTGAAACCCAGCAAGgaagaaacaaataatgATGTGAATctcatcaataaattcaacTTCCGGGAAGACCAATTCAACGAAACGCATCTGTTTTGTCAAAAAGAGTATCGTTGGCTCTTGGTTGTTTTGGTCAATGATTCTAGCACAACTAAAAACTTTATCGAGTCATTGGTGAACCATAAACACTTTGACAAACTATTTAACAAATCTAATGGATTGTTCAAGGAAACAGAGATATTTGTCAATAATATCGAAAGATCCCCTGAAGCATTTGAAATTGCCCAAACTTACAAAGTGAAAAGACTCCCCTATGTTATGCTAGTTGGCAATGTGTCTGCCAGTCCTGATATAATGCCTTCAATGTCAATAGTGTATAAATCTAATATTGCTAAACCATTTATCACTGAAGAGGAACTTCCTAATACCACCAACAAAATCTTGAAGAATATTGGCAAATTATTGGAGCGATTCAATCCTCAGTTAGTATCAGCCAGATTTGATAAACAAGAAATGGAAATTAGCAGACAGATAAGACAAGAACAAGACGACGCATATCTCAGATCTTTGCAACAAGACaagataaagaaagaaatgaGATTACAAGAAGAGAATGCTCAAAAGTTGGCTGAACAAAAGTCTCAATTGAGACAATATTATTTGCTAAAATTGATATCGACAAAGTACATTGAACAGAATGTCCTTGATCAAGATGTTGATGCCAAATGCAAGATAGCTTTGAAGTTACCCAACGGTAAGAGAATAGTAGAGTTATTCAATGGAGAAATCACATTATTAGAATTTTACATGTTTATCGAATTGAAACTTTTCATCGAACAAGAGGAGTTAGACACAGACCAAGTTGATGACTTGATTGAAAAGCTAGATATTGACGATAatgtgaaaaattcaattcaagatCTTTCTGATTATCATAACTCTTATCCATTTAAGTTTGAAGTCATTCAACCTTATCCTAAGAAAGTTATTCATTTGGATGTTGACATGGATCAAAGTATAAAAGACATTAGCGAGTTTAGCAAAGGGGCAAACTTTTTAATTGAGTTTATAGAtgatgacgaagaagaagaagaggaagaagaagaataa
- the GUT2 gene encoding glycerol-3-phosphate dehydrogenase (Glycerol-3-phosphate dehydrogenase; Plc1p-regulated; rat catheter biofilm induced; Spider biofilm induced), whose amino-acid sequence MSRFLKSTLAKSVLAASAAVGGTVVYLDFIRPKNEPHLATSYKPFNKDIPPPPSRESLIGNLKKVPQFDVLVIGGGAVGTGTAVDAATRGLNVCLLEKTDFGAGTSSKSTKMAHGGVRYLEKAIFQLSRAQLDLVIEALNERGNMLRTAPHLCTVLPIMIPVYNWWQVPYFFAGCKMYDWFAGKQNLRSSTIFSTEQAAAIAPMMDTSNLKATCVYHDGSFNDTRYNVTLALTAIENGATVLNYFEVEQLLKDSNGKLYGVKAKDLETNESYEIKAKSVVNATGPFADKILEMDEDPQGLPPKVEQSPRMVVPSSGVHVVLPEYYCPTTYGLLDPSTSDGRVMFFLPWQGKVLAGTTDTPLKKVPENPVPTEEEIQDILNEMQKYLVFPIDRNDVLSAWSGIRPLVRDPSTIPKGQEASGKTEGLVRSHLLVQSPTGLVTISGGKWTTYREMAQETIDYVVKHFDFGDKKILPCQTNKLILVGGTDYSKNYSARLIHEYHIPLKLAKHLSHNYGSRAPLILDLYAESDYNKLPVTLAATEEFEPSEKKANEDNQLSYQRFDEPFSIAELKYSLKYEYPRTPLDFLARRTRLAFLNAREALSAVDGVVEIMSKEYGWDKETEEKLRKEARQYIGNMGISPKKFDVEKIVIQ is encoded by the coding sequence ATGTCAagatttttaaaatcaacttTAGCAAAGTCAGTATTGGCAGCTAGTGCTGCTGTTGGTGGTACAGTTGTTTATTTGGATTTTATTAGACCAAAAAACGAACCTCACCTTGCTACTTCCTATAAACCATTCAACAAAGATattccaccaccaccatctcGTGAATCATTGATTGGTAACTTGAAAAAAGTGCCACAATTTGATGTTTTGGTCATTGGTGGGGGTGCCGTTGGTACCGGTACTGCCGTTGATGCAGCTACACGTGGTTTAAATGTTTGTCTTTTGGAAAAAACCGATTTTGGTGCTGGTACTTCTTCAAAATCCACCAAAATGGCCCATGGTGGTGTTCGTTATTTGGAAAAAGccattttccaattgtCTAGAGCTCAGTTGGATTTGGTCATTGAAGCTTTGAATGAAAGAGGTAACATGTTGAGAACTGCCCCACATTTGTGTACTGTTTTGCCAATTATGATTCCAGTTTACAACTGGTGGCAAGTCCCTTATTTCTTTGCTGGTTGTAAAATGTATGATTGGTTTGCTGGTAAACAAAATTTGCGTTCCTCCACTATTTTCTCCACTGAACAAGCTGCTGCCATTGCTCCTATGATGGATACCAGTAACTTGAAAGCTACTTGTGTTTACCACGATGGTAGTTTCAACGATACCAGATACAATGTTACTTTAGCTTTGACTGCCATTGAAAACGGTGCCACTGTATTGAACTACTTTGAAGTCgaacaattgttgaaagaTAGCAATGGTAAATTGTATGGTGTCAAGGCTAAAGATTTGGAAACCAATGAATCATACGAAATTAAAGCTAAAAGTGTTGTTAATGCTACTGGTCCATTTGCTGataaaattttggaaatgGATGAAGATCCTCAAGGTTTACCACCAAAAGTTGAACAATCACCAAGAATGGTCGTTCCTTCATCCGGTGTCCACGTTGTTTTGCCAGAATATTACTGTCCAACCACCTACGGTTTATTAGATCCTTCTACCTCTGATGGTAGAGTCATGTTCTTTTTGCCATGGCAAGGTAAAGTTTTGGCTGGTACCACTGATACtccattgaaaaaagtcCCAGAAAATCCTGTTCcaactgaagaagaaatccAAGATATTCTTAATGAAATGCAAAAATACCTTGTTTTCCCAATTGACAGAAATGATGTTTTATCTGCTTGGTCAGGTATTAGACCATTAGTTAGAGATCCATCTACTATTCCTAAGGGCCAAGAAGCTTCTGGTAAAACCGAAGGTTTGGTACGTTCACATTTGTTAGTTCAATCACCAACTGGATTGGTCACTATTTCCGGTGGTAAATGGACTACTTACAGAGAAATGGCCCAAGAAACTATTGATTACGTTGTTAAACactttgattttggtgatAAAAAGATCCTACCATGTCaaaccaacaaattgattttggtcGGGGGTACTGATTATTCAAAGAACTATTCTGCTAGATTGATTCATGAATACCACATCCCATTGAAATTGGCTAAACACTTGTCTCACAACTATGGTTCCAGAGCTCCattgattttggatttgTATGCTGAAAGTGATTACAATAAATTGCCAGTTACTTTAGCTGCTACTGAAGAATTCGAACCTTCTGAAAAGAAAGCTAATGAAGACAATCAATTGAGTTATCAAAGATTTGACGAACCATTCAGTATTGCTGAATTGAAATACTCTTTGAAATATGAATATCCAAGAACTCCACTTGATTTCTTAGCCAGAAGAACTAGATTGGCATTCTTAAATGCTAGAGAAGCTCTTAGTGCCGTTGATGGGGTTGTTGAAATCATGAGCAAAGAATACGGTTGGGACAAAGAAACCGAGGAAAAATTGAGAAAAGAAGCTAGACAATACATTGGCAATATGGGTATTTCTCCAAAGAAgtttgatgttgaaaaGATTGTCatccaataa
- a CDS encoding metal cation transporter (Predicted endoplasmic reticulum zinc transporter; induced by nitric oxide) codes for MDFKSRYESSLTLTKFFGSLPLLVAFPLVFLSHSLSTTSFEFAYENTILLNIFLASACLSIVILAHRLNVLPISNATATTSGSNKMSTMYLLSTFYVIYTSASFLPANRVAVLYLGLFLNSWNLYTPLAFVLDCYTNFKEFYGLHIVFTYALVILGYYLLSSKLNSSSLSNLLSSLDKPTVFGTFIFSALALVFYNPSMFNFSMIGVNLATFIVFMISVQEFQMRDSRLSSVFVSLLLELLQYVVLLQQPSFSQIINIGLAAVVTPDKSYHFEQDEEKGTDQGHKITNNSAPILKELMGHSDTRAIFNFLLLNATFMFVQFLYSFRSKSLGLLSDSLHMALDCMSLVLGLIAGVISKHEIDSNGKYPFGLKNFEILAGFTNGTLLVGISGSILFEAIGRLFNPVHLQKTTELIIVSILGLLVNLVGIFAFNHGHSHGHSHGHSHGSSHSHEHSHGHSHEHSHAPNCDSEDEHDHMNDNMKGIFLHIMADALGSVGVVISTILTKYFSWDGFDPIASIIIATLIFVSAVPLIKSTASTLLLSISKTKEDQIRNILHEVQQVKGVRSLTTPRFWPGPRNNVCGYVHIQVYRGENTSYIKRQCEKMFESRNMDVMLQIENDYDDCWCRK; via the coding sequence atgGACTTTAAAAGCCGATATGAATCCTCACTAACCCTTACgaaattttttggttcaTTGCCCTTGCTCGTGGCGTTTCCCCTAGTGTTTTTATCTCATAGTCTAAGTACAAcatcatttgaatttgcTTATGAAAATACCATActattgaatatatttttagCATCAGCGTGTCTTTCAATAGTAATACTAGCTCATCGTTTAAATGTCTTACCAATCAGCAATGCTACCGCCACCACCAGCGGATCAAACAAGATGTCTACCATGTATCTTCTTTCCACATTCTATGTCATCTATACGTCAGCATCGTTTCTACCGGCAAATAGAGTGGCAGTATTGTATTTGGGATTGTTTTTGAACTCTTGGAATTTGTATACTCCATTGGCATTTGTTTTAGATTGCTATACCAATTTCAAGGAGTTTTATGGACTCCACATTGTATTCACATATGCATTGGTAATACTTGGATATTACTTGTTGTCCAGTAAATTGAACCTGTCATCGTTGTCTAATTTATTGTCTTCGCTCGATAAACCAACTGTTTTTGGTACGTTTATTTTCAGTGCATTAGCACTTGTATTTTACAATCCATCAATGTTCAATTTTAGTATGATTGGGGTTAACCTTGCTACATTTATTGTGTTTATGATATCAGTTCAAGAGTTTCAAATGAGAGATAGCAGATTGTCAAGTGtatttgtttcattattgCTTGAACTTTTGCAATATGTTGTGTTATTACAGCAACCATCTTTTTCacaaataatcaatattggGCTTGCTGCAGTAGTGACTCCTGACAAGTCGTATCATTTTGAACAAGATGAGGAAAAGGGAACTGATCAAGGACATAAAATCACTAATAATTCGGCTCCCATTCTTAAAGAGCTAATGGGCCATTCTGATACTCGAGCTATTTTCAACTTCCTTTTGCTTAATGCTACATTTATgtttgttcaatttctaTACTCATTCAGGTCTAAATCGTTAGGATTACTTTCTGACTCATTGCATATGGCTTTAGATTGTATGTCATTAGTATTGGGGTTAATTGCTGGTGTTATTTCCAAACATGAAATAGATAGCAACGGAAAGTACCCTTTTGGATTAAAAAACTTTGAAATATTGGCAGGATTTACCAATGGGACATTGCTAGTCGGTATAAGTGGatctattttatttgaagCCATTGGTAGATTGTTCAACCCAGTACATTTACAAAAGACTACagaattgataattgtttcaatattgGGATTGTTAGTTAATTTGGTTGGGATATTTGCTTTTAATCATGGCCATTCACATGGTCACTCACATGGTCACTCACATGGTTCTTCTCATAGCCATGAACACTCGCATGGCCATTCTCATGAACACCTGCATGCTCCTAACTGTGACTCAGAAGATGAACACGACCATATGAATGATAACATGAAAGGTATTTTCTTGCACATAATGGCAGATGCCTTAGGTTCAGTCGGTGTTGTGATTTCGACAATATTAACAAAATACTTTTCGTGGGATGGATTTGATCCTATAGCGTCAATTATAATTGCCACTTTGATTTTTGTGTCTGCCGTTCctttaataaaatcaaccGCATCGACATTATTGTTGAGTATCTCGAAGACTAAAGAAGATCAGATTCGGAATATTTTACATGAGGTTCAACAAGTCAAAGGAGTGAGATCTCTCACAACCCCAAGGTTTTGGCCAGGTCCTAGAAATAATGTTTGTGGGTATGTTCATATTCAAGTTTATCGAGGTGAAAATACATCTTATATCAAGCGCCAATGTGAGAAAATGTTTGAAAGTAGGAACATGGATGTGATGCTTCAGATTGAAAACGATTACGACGATTGTTGGTGTAGGAAGTAA
- the OYE32 gene encoding Oye32p (NAD(P)H oxidoreductase family protein; induced by nitric oxide, amphotericin B, oxidative stress via Cap1; upregulation associated with MDR1 overexpression or benomyl treatment; macrophage-downregulated protein; Spider biofilm induced), producing MTVPYQVKPSDEIKGAPEVSYYTPEQPVPAGTFYPQSSDEVAPKIFQPLKIGKLALPNRIGVSPMCQYSADYNFEATPYHLIHYGSLVNRGPGITIVESTAVSPEGGLSPHDLGIWKDEQAEKLKPIVDYAHSQKQLIAIQLGHGGRKASGQPLFLHLEQVADKSVNGFADKAVAPSALAFRPNGNLPVPNELTKDEIKRVVKDFGAAARRAVEISGFDAVEIHGAHGYLINEFYSPISNKRTDEYGGSFENRTKFLKEVIDSVKSSIPNDVPVFLRISAAENSPDPEAWTIEDSKKLADILVEKGIALVDVSSGGNDYRQPPRSGISKELREPIHVPLSRAIKQHVGDKLLVSCVGGLEKDPELLNKYLEEGTFDLALIGRGFLRNPGLVWEFADKLGVRLHQALQLGWGFWPNKQQIVDLIERTSKLEVN from the coding sequence ATGACAGTTCCATACCAAGTAAAACCATCAGATGAAATCAAAGGTGCTCCTGAGGTTTCCTATTACACTCCAGAACAGCCTGTTCCGGCTGGTACTTTTTATCCCCAATCGTCAGATGAAGTTGCtcccaaaatttttcaacctTTAAAGATTGGTAAGCTTGCTTTGCCAAACAGAATTGGGGTATCTCCAATGTGTCAATATTCTGCTgattataattttgaagCAACTCCATACCATTTAATCCATTATGGTTCATTAGTGAATCGTGGGCCAGGTATCACCATTGTTGAAAGCACGGCTGTTTCTCCTGAGGGTGGATTATCACCTCATGATTTAGGAATCTGGAAGGATGAACAAGCagagaaattgaaaccaattGTCGATTACGCTCATTCTCAAAAGCAATTAATTGCCATCCAATTGGGCCATGGTGGTAGAAAAGCTTCTGGTCAGCCCTTATTTTTGCACTTGGAACAAGTTGCAGATAAATCTGTCAATGGGTTTGCCGACAAAGCAGTTGCTCCTTCTGCATTGGCATTCAGACCAAATGGTAATTTACCTGTTCCTAATGAGTTGACCAAAGATGAAATCAAACGTGTTGTTAAGGATTTTGGTGCTGCTGCTAGAAGAGCTGTTGAAATCAGTGGCTTTGATGCAGTTGAGATTCATGGTGCTCATGgttatttgattaatgaGTTCTATAGTCCTATTTCAAACAAGAGAACAGATGAATACGGTGGcagttttgaaaatagaaccaaatttttaaagGAAGTTATCGATAGTGTTAAATCAAGTATTCCAAACGATGTTCCAGTGTTTTTGAGAATCTCTGCTGCTGAAAATAGTCCTGATCCAGAAGCTTGGACTATTGAAGATTCCAAAAAATTAGCTGACATTTTAGTAGAAAAGGGTATTGCTTTGGTTGATGTTTCATCTGGTGGTAACGATTATAGACAACCACCAAGATCTGGGATCAGTAAAGAGTTGAGAGAGCCAATCCATGTTCCGTTGTCTCGTGCAATTAAACAACATGTTGGTGACAAGTTATTGGTCAGTTGCGTTGGTGGGCTTGAAAAAGATCCTGAATTGCTCAACAAATATTTAGAAGAAGGAACATTTGATCTTGCTTTGATCGGTAGAGGATTTTTAAGAAATCCAGGTTTGGTATGGGAGTTTGCCGATAAACTTGGTGTTAGACTCCACCAGGCCTTGCAGTTAGGTTGGGGTTTCTGGcccaacaaacaacaaattgttgatttgattgaaagAACATCTAAATTAGAAGTAAATTAG
- a CDS encoding putative signal sequence-binding GTPase (Ortholog of S. cerevisiae Gpn3 a GTPase with a role in biogenesis of RNA pol II and polIII; possibly an essential gene, disruptants not obtained by UAU1 method), producing the protein MSRTGVLVLGPAGVGKSTFCNSMIAYMQSIGRRAHIVNLDPAANPTEYEFTIDVKDLISLQDVMEEMELGPNGGLVYCFEFLLNNLDWLDEEIGDYNDEYLIFDCPGQIELYTHIPVLPTIVRHLQTSLNFNLCATYLLEAPFIIDNSKFFSGALSAMSAMILLELPHINILSKIDLVKDEYSKKQLKKFLNPDPLLLAKQEDYINPKFAKLTQSIANLVDDFGMVQFLPLDCSKDSRSVETILSYIDDVTQWSEAQEPKEPHDEVELPDEVF; encoded by the coding sequence ATGTCAAGAACCGGAGTATTAGTATTGGGACCTGCAGGTGTAGGTAAATCTACATTCTGTAATTCTATGATTGCGTATATGCAATCTATAGGACGTAGGGCTCATATTGTCAACTTAGACCCAGCGGCCAACCCAACCGAGTATGAATTCACAATCGACGTTAAAGATTTAATATCATTACAAGATGTCATGGAGGAGATGGAATTAGGACCAAATGGAGGGTTGGTTTATTGCTTTGAATTTTTACTAAATAACCTCGACTGGcttgatgaagaaatcgGTGATTACAACGACGagtatttgatttttgattgtCCTGGACAAATCGAACTATATACCCATATACCAGTATTACCAACTATAGTAAGACATTTACAGACATCATTGAATTTCAACCTATGTGCCACATATTTGTTAGAAGCCCCATTTAtcattgataattcaaaatttttctctGGTGCCTTGAGTGCCATGTCAGCCATGATTCTATTGGAATTACCGCACATTAATATATTATCCAAAATTGATCTAGTGAAAGATGAGTACAGCAAGAAAcagttgaagaaatttttgaatcCTGACCCTTTACTACTTGCAAAACAAGAAGATTATATAAATCCTAAATTTGCCAAATTAACGCAGTCCATTGCTAATTTGGTCGATGATTTTGGCATGGTGCAGTTTTTGCCATTGGATTGTTCAAAGGATAGTAGAAGTGTAGAGACAATTTTAAGTTATATTGACGATGTCACACAATGGAGTGAAGCTCAAGAACCGAAAGAGCCTCATGATGAAGTTGAATTACCAGATGAGGTATTTTAA